From the Thermococcus guaymasensis DSM 11113 genome, one window contains:
- a CDS encoding TRAM domain-containing protein has translation MSELKRSGFQSRKPPVKRGEHYRVRIESLGRGGDGIARIRGFVIFVPKTNVGDEVEIEIKNVKERFAFAEVVG, from the coding sequence GTGTCTGAGTTGAAGAGGAGTGGGTTCCAAAGCAGAAAGCCTCCCGTCAAGAGGGGGGAGCATTACAGGGTTCGTATTGAGTCCCTCGGCAGAGGTGGAGATGGCATTGCCAGAATTAGGGGTTTTGTTATATTCGTCCCCAAGACCAACGTCGGGGATGAGGTGGAGATTGAGATAAAGAACGTGAAAGAGCGCTTTGCCTTCGCCGAGGTAGTTGGGTGA
- a CDS encoding MinD/ParA family ATP-binding protein — protein MAVIVMTGRGGAGKTTTTANLSTFLAKREYRVLAIDGDLYLPNLGFHFRLDNPKYTVHSILKDPSLDPEWAIYKHRETGVYVMPGSSNLHDVIGISPQGLRDLVERVKYKFGVVFVDSPTGVPFDTLPTFEIADYQIIVVEIERSPIYSFETMVENEVYKLKALGEEYGLKIGVVLNKVRESADVVDKIIDVIENEIGVPVLSWVPFDEAVPESINVGIPVLAYKPKSDAALAFAEAGEVLEQWIFG, from the coding sequence ATGGCAGTGATCGTAATGACAGGCAGAGGTGGCGCCGGAAAAACAACGACCACAGCAAACCTGAGCACTTTTCTTGCCAAAAGGGAATACCGGGTCCTTGCAATCGATGGAGACCTGTACCTCCCCAACCTCGGTTTTCACTTCAGACTGGATAATCCCAAGTACACAGTCCACTCCATTCTCAAAGACCCGAGCCTTGACCCGGAGTGGGCTATATACAAACACAGGGAAACTGGAGTCTACGTAATGCCGGGGAGCTCGAACCTCCATGATGTGATTGGAATCTCTCCTCAAGGTCTGAGGGATCTCGTGGAGAGAGTCAAATACAAGTTCGGTGTTGTTTTCGTTGATTCTCCAACGGGAGTGCCGTTTGACACCCTTCCGACTTTTGAGATAGCCGATTATCAGATAATCGTTGTGGAGATAGAGCGCTCTCCTATCTACTCCTTCGAGACGATGGTTGAGAACGAGGTCTATAAGCTCAAAGCCCTTGGTGAGGAGTACGGGCTTAAAATCGGCGTTGTCCTGAATAAAGTCCGTGAGAGTGCCGATGTGGTTGACAAGATAATAGACGTGATAGAGAATGAAATCGGTGTCCCGGTTCTGAGCTGGGTGCCCTTCGATGAGGCCGTCCCCGAGTCCATAAACGTCGGCATTCCGGTGCTCGCTTACAAACCGAAGAGCGATGCGGCGCTTGCCTTTGCCGAGGCTGGAGAAGTTCTTGAGCAGTGGATATTCGGCTGA
- the hmgA gene encoding hydroxymethylglutaryl-CoA reductase (NADPH), giving the protein MEFEELVEKVVKGEIKLHQVEKYTDKRTATEVRRKALEKKLGVKLEHIGHYSIDPEQLIGRNIENMIGVVQIPMGVAGPLKINGEYAKGEFYIPLATTEGALVASVNRGCSALTEAGGVKTTLIDDKMTRAPLLKCPDARRAREVAEWVKANIDYIQEKAVSKVTRHGKLRGVKPFIVGNNLYLRFEFETGDAMGMNMVTISSEEIMKVIEEEFPDVKYLALSGNLCVDKKPNAMNFINGRGKTVIAEAIIPREIVERKLKTTPELIAEVNYRKNLVGSAQAGSYGFNAHFGNIVGAIFLATGQDEAQITEGSHGITLAEVTPEGDLYISVTMPSLEIGTVGGGTRVPTQREALSIMGVAGGGDPPGTNAKKFAEIVAGAVLAGELSLLAAIAAKHLAKAHKELGR; this is encoded by the coding sequence ATGGAGTTCGAAGAGCTCGTTGAGAAAGTCGTTAAGGGAGAGATAAAACTCCACCAGGTCGAAAAGTACACCGATAAAAGAACCGCGACAGAGGTCAGGCGAAAGGCCCTTGAGAAGAAGCTCGGCGTCAAGCTCGAGCACATCGGGCACTACAGCATAGACCCCGAGCAGCTCATCGGTAGGAACATCGAGAACATGATAGGCGTCGTCCAGATACCGATGGGCGTCGCCGGGCCGCTTAAAATAAACGGCGAATATGCGAAGGGCGAGTTCTACATACCGCTTGCGACCACTGAAGGCGCGCTCGTTGCAAGCGTTAACCGCGGCTGTTCTGCCCTGACAGAGGCCGGCGGAGTTAAGACGACTCTCATAGACGACAAGATGACGAGGGCACCGCTCCTCAAGTGCCCGGACGCAAGGCGCGCCAGGGAGGTTGCCGAGTGGGTTAAAGCAAACATAGACTACATTCAGGAGAAAGCCGTCAGCAAGGTCACCAGGCACGGCAAGCTTCGCGGCGTTAAGCCCTTCATCGTGGGCAACAACCTCTACCTCAGGTTTGAGTTCGAGACCGGCGACGCTATGGGCATGAACATGGTCACAATATCGAGTGAGGAGATAATGAAGGTCATCGAGGAGGAGTTCCCGGACGTCAAGTACCTCGCCCTCTCAGGCAACCTCTGCGTTGACAAGAAGCCGAACGCGATGAACTTCATCAACGGGCGCGGAAAGACGGTCATTGCTGAGGCTATAATCCCGCGCGAAATCGTTGAGAGGAAGCTGAAGACCACACCGGAGCTCATAGCCGAGGTGAACTACCGCAAGAACCTCGTCGGCTCCGCACAGGCCGGCTCCTACGGTTTCAACGCTCATTTCGGAAACATCGTCGGTGCAATCTTTCTCGCCACCGGACAGGACGAGGCCCAGATTACAGAAGGCTCCCATGGCATAACCCTGGCCGAGGTCACCCCTGAAGGAGACCTCTACATCAGCGTAACAATGCCGAGCCTTGAAATCGGAACGGTCGGCGGCGGAACCCGCGTCCCGACCCAGAGAGAGGCTTTAAGCATTATGGGTGTCGCTGGAGGAGGAGACCCACCAGGAACCAACGCCAAGAAGTTCGCGGAGATTGTTGCCGGTGCAGTCCTTGCCGGCGAGCTCTCGCTCCTCGCGGCGATAGCGGCTAAACACCTGGCAAAGGCCCACAAGGAGCTGGGGCGCTAA
- the gatE gene encoding Glu-tRNA(Gln) amidotransferase subunit GatE has translation MTEKFDYRELGLKVGLEIHRQLDTKKLFSPVPSELTEEVDFTFERRLRPTMSELGEIDPAALEEFKKGRKYIYEGSYELSDLVYMDEEPPRGPDREALEVTLQIAYLLNAKPVDEVHFMRKIVIDGSNVSGFQRTAVIALDGRVDTPWGSVGIPTICLEEDACRIVERKEKEVIYRLDRLGIPLVEISTTPDIHHPEQAKVVAKYIGDALRATRKVKRGLGTIRQDLNVSIKGGARVEIKGVQELDMIPLIIEREVERQLNLLKIRDELRERGVKPEDIKEEFYDVTDVFENTESKIIARTIKRGGKVLAVKLPKFRGLIGREIQPGRRLGTEMADRAKKYVKGIFHVDELPNYGIREKEVNGVIEKLGLGELDAFVLVAANEETAKKALAEVVKRAREAIEGVPEETRRALPDGNTQYMRPLPGKARMYPETDIPSIFIPPEEKERIKANLPELPQERVERYVKEYKIDKSLAETLVNDERDELFEELVKKGVKPSLAASILVVVLKGLKKEVPIENITDQHIREAFQLYTEGKIAKEAFEEIFKELALHPEKSAAQVAEEKGLTLLSEEEVERIIDEVIQANIEVIKAKGMGAMGMVMGRAMAKLRGRADGKLVSTLVRKKIQELSGS, from the coding sequence ATGACCGAAAAGTTCGATTACAGGGAGCTCGGCCTTAAGGTCGGCCTTGAGATTCACAGGCAGCTCGATACCAAAAAGCTGTTCTCGCCAGTTCCGAGCGAGCTTACCGAGGAGGTTGACTTCACGTTTGAGCGCCGTTTAAGGCCCACGATGAGCGAGCTCGGTGAGATAGACCCCGCCGCACTCGAGGAGTTCAAGAAGGGGAGGAAGTACATCTACGAGGGCAGCTACGAGCTGAGCGACCTCGTTTACATGGACGAGGAACCGCCGAGGGGGCCGGACAGGGAGGCTTTAGAGGTTACGCTCCAGATAGCCTATTTACTGAACGCCAAGCCCGTTGACGAAGTCCACTTCATGCGTAAAATTGTCATTGACGGCTCCAACGTCTCCGGTTTCCAGAGGACTGCTGTTATAGCGCTCGACGGAAGGGTTGATACTCCGTGGGGAAGCGTTGGAATCCCGACGATATGCCTTGAGGAAGACGCCTGCAGAATCGTCGAGAGAAAGGAGAAGGAGGTAATATACCGCCTCGACCGCCTTGGAATTCCACTGGTGGAAATAAGCACGACCCCCGACATACACCACCCTGAGCAGGCCAAGGTCGTCGCCAAGTACATTGGAGACGCGCTGAGGGCGACGAGAAAGGTCAAGCGCGGCCTTGGAACGATAAGGCAGGATTTGAACGTCTCGATTAAAGGAGGGGCAAGAGTTGAGATTAAGGGCGTCCAGGAGCTCGACATGATTCCGCTCATCATCGAGAGGGAAGTTGAGAGACAGCTCAACCTCCTCAAAATCCGCGACGAGCTCCGCGAGAGGGGCGTTAAGCCCGAAGACATTAAGGAGGAGTTCTACGACGTCACCGACGTCTTTGAGAACACTGAGTCCAAGATAATCGCGAGGACGATTAAGAGGGGCGGAAAGGTTCTCGCAGTGAAGCTGCCGAAGTTCCGCGGGCTCATAGGCAGGGAAATCCAGCCCGGCAGGAGGCTCGGCACCGAGATGGCCGATAGGGCGAAGAAGTACGTGAAGGGCATCTTCCACGTCGATGAATTACCGAATTATGGAATTAGGGAAAAAGAGGTTAATGGAGTTATTGAAAAACTTGGCCTCGGCGAGCTTGATGCCTTTGTCCTCGTCGCGGCTAACGAAGAGACCGCAAAGAAGGCCCTCGCGGAAGTCGTTAAGCGCGCGAGGGAGGCAATAGAAGGCGTCCCGGAGGAGACGAGGAGGGCCCTGCCCGACGGCAACACCCAGTACATGCGCCCCCTGCCCGGCAAGGCGAGGATGTACCCGGAGACCGACATACCCTCGATATTCATCCCGCCCGAGGAGAAGGAGAGGATTAAGGCAAACCTCCCAGAGCTCCCGCAGGAGAGGGTCGAGCGCTACGTGAAGGAGTACAAGATTGACAAAAGCCTGGCCGAGACCCTCGTTAACGACGAGCGCGACGAACTCTTCGAGGAGCTCGTGAAGAAGGGTGTGAAGCCCTCACTGGCTGCATCTATACTCGTTGTTGTCCTCAAGGGCCTCAAGAAGGAAGTCCCAATTGAGAACATCACCGACCAGCACATCAGGGAGGCATTCCAGCTCTACACCGAGGGCAAGATAGCCAAGGAGGCCTTCGAGGAGATATTCAAGGAGCTCGCGCTCCACCCTGAGAAAAGCGCCGCCCAGGTGGCCGAGGAGAAGGGCCTCACCCTGCTCAGCGAGGAAGAAGTCGAGAGAATCATCGACGAGGTAATCCAGGCCAACATCGAGGTCATCAAGGCGAAGGGCATGGGCGCCATGGGCATGGTAATGGGTCGCGCCATGGCGAAGCTCCGCGGAAGGGCGGACGGAAAGCTCGTCAGCACCTTGGTGAGAAAGAAAATCCAGGAGCTCAGCGGAAGCTAA